One Podospora pseudopauciseta strain CBS 411.78 chromosome 5 map unlocalized CBS411.78m_5, whole genome shotgun sequence DNA window includes the following coding sequences:
- the PMC1_2 gene encoding plasma membrane calcium (SMCOG1037:heavy metal translocating P-type ATPase; EggNog:ENOG503NX5D; antiSMASH:Cluster_4; COG:P), which translates to MADPDPPKHESAGLSPATKERDAPSTATTTTGNGDHKASSKFHLDVEDALTPDPGTEDMFIVENNKFAYSPGHLAKFFNPKSLNAFFAVGGLAGLEKGLQTNRESGLSVDETSVGSSVAFEEVAPKGVPKYGSHGDTEPTVKGDNPAAAAAAANATTSTHDAGGAFADRKRIFKENRLPEKKSKSLLQLAWITYNDKILILLTAAAVVSLALGLYQTFGVTHEPEPVAPGQPPAEEGAKVEWVEGVAIMVAIIIVVVVGTLNDWQMERQFNKLNKKHNDRTVKVIRSGKSAEISVFDIVVGDVMHLSQGDMVPVDGIFISGHGVKCDESSATGESDLLKKISGEEVYRILEAISRGEEAPHDIEKLDPFIISGSKVNEGTGTFLVTAVGVNSCYGRTMMSLHTETEDTPLQKKLNRLADGIAKFGGGAALLLFVVLFIKFLASLPGSQDTPDQKGQTFLRLFITAVTVVVVAVPEGLPLAVTLALAFATTRMMRDNNLVRVLKACETMGNATTVCSDKTGTLTQNKMTVVATTLGKSISFGGTDAPLDDDPGIKTEKSAASTVPNVSITEFTQGLSNTIKRLLVQANAVNSTAFEGESEGEKTFVGSKTEVALLVLSRDHLGSAPVQEERANSNVVQVVPFDSAVKYMATVVKLPDGRFRAYVKGASEILLGKCSKVIADASSEELSAVDMTEDDREMFAETITSYAGQTLRTIGSSYRDFESWPPPELAGQTELTAAEFDKVHKDMTLLAIFGIKDPLRPTVKKAIEDCKRAHVKVRMVTGDNLLTGRAIAKECGIYNPKEGGIAMEGPVFRRKTPEELKELVPKLEVLARSSPEDKRILVKTLKDLGETVAVTGDGTNDAPALKMADIGFAMGIAGTEVAKEAAAIILMDDNFASIVKGISWGRAVNDAVKKFLQFQLTVNVTAVVVTFVTAVASDKEESVLNAVQLLWVNLIMDTFAALALATDPPTDSILNRAPDKKTAPLINTRMGKMIIGQAICQLAITLVLHFAGPTLMGYDMTNLDQQEHMKTLVFNTFVWLQIFNQLNSRRLDNHINIFEGITRNRFYIVINLIMIGGQVLIIFVGGAAFGIRPLTGKEWGISIGLGAISVPWGILIRKFPDAWAAALTPHIKFPKLRLRKSRKKDDLEKTSEDAEAQKSKDLVTDSESERFGPPLRTLTSIRGKRASTHIRRGFREYMHDKKTQVKDKVAGGSTTNVAPEGAAPVNGTGGVAKKA; encoded by the exons ATGGCGGATCCTGATCCACCAAAACATGAG TCGGCCGGCTTGAGTCCCGCCACCAAGGAACGCGATGCGCCCAGCACCGCGACCACAACAACCGGCAATGGCGACCACAAAGCAAGCTCAAAATTCCACCTCGATGTCGAAGACGCCCTGACGCCCGACCCGGGCACCGAGGACATGTTCATTGTCGAGAACAACAAGTTCGCCTACTCCCCCGGACATCTCGCCAAGTTCTTCAACCCAAAGAGTCTCAATGCTTTCTTTGCCGTCGGTGGTTTGGCTGGGTTGGAAAAGGGTCTGCAGACAAACCGCGAGAGCGGTTTGAGTGTCGACGAAACCTCGGTGGGCTCGTCCGTTGCCTTTGAGGAGGTCGCGCCCAAGGGCGTGCCAAAATATGGATCTCATGGCGACACTGAACCCACCGTCAAGGGCGACAATCcggccgccgctgccgctgctgccaatGCCACAACTTCAACTCACGATGCCGGTGGCGCCTTTGCAGACCGCAAGCGCATCTTCAAGGAGAACAGATTgccagagaagaagagcaaaTCGCTGCTGCAGCTCGCCTGGATCACCTACAACGACAAGATCTTGATCTTGCTGAcggccgccgccgttgtATCGCTTGCGCTTGGTCTGTATCAGACTTTTGGTGTCACTCATGAACCGGAGCCGGTTGCACCGGGCCAGCCccctgctgaggagggcgCCAAGGTCGAATGGGTCGAGGGTGTGGCCATCATGGTCGCTATCAtcattgtggtggtggttggtacGTTGAACGACTGGCAAATGGAACGGCAATtcaacaagctcaacaagaaACACAACGATCGCACCGTCAAGGTTATTCGCTCCGGCAAGTCTGCCGAGATCTCCGTCTTTGATAttgtggtgggtgatgtcATGCATCTGAGTCAAGGTGACATGGTGCCGGTCGACGGCATCTTCATCAGTGGGCACGGAGTGAAATGCGACGAGTCTTCGGCTACTGGCGAATCAGATCTCTTGAAAAAGATTTCGGGCGAGGAAGTGTACAGGATCCTCGAGGCCATCTCGAGAGGCGAAGAGGCACCACACGAcatcgagaagctcgacCCATTCATCATCTCCGGCAGCAAGGTCAATGAAGGCACTGGCACCTTTTTGGTCACAGCTGTCGGTGTCAATTCTTGCTACGGACGCACCATGATGTCCTTGCACACCGAGACCGAAGACACGCCTTTGCAAAAGAAGCTCAACCGCCTGGCAGATGGCATTGCCaagtttggtggtggtgctgctttGCTCTTGTTCGTCGTTCTTTTCATCAAGTTTCTTGCCTCCCTCCCGGGCAGCCAGGATACACCTGACCAAAAGGGCCAGACCTTCCTCCGGCTCTTCATCACTGCTGTGacggtcgtcgtcgttgctGTTCCCGAGGGTCTGCCATTGGCTGTCACCCTGGCGCTTGCTTTTGCCACCACCAGGATGATGCGCGACAACAACTTGGTGCGCGTCTTGAAGGCTTGTGAGACGATGGGCAATGCGACGACAGTATGCTCCGACAAGACCGGTACTCTCACACAAAACAAGATGACAGTGGTAGCGACAACACTTGGCAAAAGTATCAGCTTTGGCGGGACCGACGCCCCTCTGGATGACGACCCTGGCATCAAGACCGAAAAGTCCGCTGCCAGCACGGTTCCCAACGTTTCGATTACCGAATTCACCCAGGGCTTGAGCAACACGATCAAGAGGCTTCTTGTGCAGGCAAACGCTGTCAACTCGACTGCTTTTGAGGGCGAATCTGAAGGCGAGAAGACATTTGTTGGGTCCAAGACGGAAGTTGCGCTGCTTGTCCTCAGTCGGGATCACCTCGGCTCCGCCCCTGTCCAGGAGGAGCGGGCCAATTCCAACGTTGTCCAGGTTGTCCCTTTCGATTCGGCTGTCAAGTACATGGCAACCGTCGTCAAGCTCCCCGACGGCAGGTTCCGCGCATACGTCAAAGGTGCCTCCGAGATTCTGTTGGGCAAGTGCTCCAAGGTTATCGCCGATGCCAGTTCCGAGGAGCTTTCCGCCGTGGACATGACGGAAGACGACCGCGAAATGTTCGCCGAGACCATCACTTCATATGCTGGTCAAACCCTCCGCACAATTGGATCCTCGTACCGCGACTTTGAGTCCTGGCCGCCCCCGGAATTGGCTGGGCAGACGGAGCTCACAGCGGCTGAGTTCGACAAGGTTCACAAGGACATGACGCTCCTTGCCATCTTTGGCATCAAGGACCCCCTGAGACCCACCGTCAAGAAGGCTATCGAGGACTGCAAGCGTGCTCACGTCAAGGTTCGCATGGTCACAGGCGACAATCTGCTCACCGGTCGCGCTATCGCCAAGGAATGCGGTATTTACAATCCCAAGGAGGGCGGCATCGCCATGGAGGGCCCCGTTTTCCGTCGCAAGACCCCTGAGGAGTTGAAGGAGCTCGTACCCAAGCTCGAGGTGCTTGCCCGTTCCAGTCCTGAGGACAAGCGTATTCTGGTCAAGACGTTGAAGGATCTCGGTGAAACGGTTGCTGTCACTGGCGACGGTACCAACGATGCCCCGGCTCTCAAGATGGCTGATATCGGCTTTGCCATGGGTATCGCCGGTACTGAAGTCGCCAAGGAGGCTGCCGCTATCATTCTCATGGATGACAACTTTGCTTCCATTGTCAAGGGTATCAGCTGGGGTCGTGCGGTCAATGACGCCGTCAAGAAGTTCCTGCAG TTCCAACTCACGGTCAACGTCACCGCCGTGGTCGTCACCTTCGTTACAGCAGTTGCCAGCGACAAGGAGGAATCCGTCCTCAACGCTGTTCAACTTCTTTGGGTCAACCTCATCATGGACACGTTTGccgcccttgcccttgccacTGATCCTCCCACCGATTCAATTCTCAACCGCGCTCCCGACAAGAAGACAGCCCCACTGATCAACACTCGAATGGGTAAGATGATCATCGGTCAAGCCATCTGCCAGCTCGCCATTACGCTCGTCCTGCATTTTGCCGGTCCCACGTTGATGGGCTACGATATGACCAACCTCGATCAGCAAGAGCACATGAAGACCCTCGTGTTCAACACGTTTGTCTGGCTCCAGATCTTCAACCAGCTCAACAGCCGCCGTCTTGATAACCACATCAACATTTTTGAAGGCATTACTCGCAACCGGTTTTACATCGTTATCAATCTGATCATGATCGGTGGCCaggtcctcatcatcttcgtgGGCGGTGCCGCCTTTGGAATCCGTCCTCTCACCGGAAAGGAGTGGGGTATTTCTATTGGACTGGGTGCCATCTCCGTCCCCTGGGGTATCCTGATTCGCAAGTTCCCTGATGCGTGGGCCGCCGCCTTGACTCCTCACATCAAGTTCCCCAAGCTCCGTCTCCGTAAGAGcaggaagaaggatgacTTGGAGAAGACGTCGGAGGATGCTGAAGCGCAGAAATCAAAGGACCTCGTGACGGATAGCGAGAGCGAACGTTTTGGCCCGCCATTGAGGACGCTGACTAGTATTCGCGGCAAGCGGGCCTCGACACATATTCGCCGGGGTTTCAGAGAGTACATGCACGACAAGAAGACGCAAGTCAAGGACAAGGTTGCCGGAGGGAGCACCACCAATGTTGCTCCCGAGGGGGCTGCGCCAGTGAATGGCACAGGAGGGGTTGCAAAGAAGGCCTAG
- a CDS encoding uncharacterized protein (COG:S; EggNog:ENOG503P00U; antiSMASH:Cluster_4): MDINWSFHPSPLLTAPLVCFPLPFFTSPPQQKTPHPVTIMNHLLSLSLLGVAALSNPLPQPGPNPNDPNDPFPPLPPDLTFDDIAEFPTFNGTGATMLRFGCHQLVIDRIDPLVNPRAVPSPHQHQIVGGDAFDAYMPLKDIAKRSSCTGCSYSDDFSNYWTSNLYFRARNGSYKRVKQIPNNLQFNDTFTTQTEGGLTAYYVSPGQGEQGVKAFKPGFRMFFGDAALRARPTTGFNLSRQTCFRCYTGPGFEGDNLPPCQDPAVDSWGLPQRKCFGIRSNILFPTCWDGVTLDTPDHKSHVAYPLEGPQPFSAFRTAEACPPSHPVKIPQVMLEIVWDTTPFNDPELWPVDGSQPFVLSTGDRSGYSQHADYVFGWKGQELQKAMNAGCAAANCPGIKVQSLKKANKCKVKPLVKEKSEGWLSALPGGIQAQ; this comes from the exons ATGGACATAAATTGGTCTTTTCATCCATCCCCTCTCTTAACCGCCCCTCTTGTTTGCTTCCCACTTCCTTTCTTCACATCCCCTCCGCAGCAAAAGACGCCCCACCCGGTGACCATCATGAACCACCTCctatccctctccctcctggGAGTAGCagccctctccaaccccctcccccaacccgGACCAAACCCCAACGACCCCAACgacccctttccccccctaCCCCCCGACCTCACCTTCGACGACATCGCCGAGTTCCCCACCTTCAACGGCACAGGCGCAACAATGCTCCGCTTCGGCTGCCACCAGCTCGTAATCGACCGCATCGACCCCCTCGTCAACCCCCGCGccgtcccctccccccaccagcaccaaatcGTCGGCGGCGACGCATTCGACGCGTACATGCCCCTCAAGGACATCGCCAAACGCTCCTCCTGCACCGGCTGCTCGTACAGCGACGACTTTAGCAACTACTGGACTTCCAACTTGTACTTCAGAGCACGGAATGGTAGTTACAAACGAGTCAAACAGATTCCGAATAACCTGCAGTTTAACGATACCTTTACCACGCAGacggagggggggttgacggCGTATTATGTCAGTCCTGGGCAGGGGGAGCAGGGGGTGAAGGCTTTCAAGCCGGGGTTTAGGATGTTTTTTGGGGATGCGGCGTTGAGGGCGAGGCCGACGACGGGGTTCAATTTGAGCAGGCAGACTTGTTTCAGGTGTTATACTGGGCcggggtttgagggggatAATCTGCCTCCGTGTCAGGATCCGGCGGTGGATAGTTGGGGGTTGCCGCAGAGGAAGTGTTTTGGGATTAG GAGCAATATCCTGTTTCCGAC CTGCTGGGACGGCGTCACACTTGACACCCCCGACCACAAATCCCACGTCGCCTACCCCCTCGAGGGACCCCAACCATTCAGCGCCTTCCGCACCGCCGAAGCATgtcctccttctcacccGGTCAAGATTCCTCAGGTCATGTTGGAGATCGTCTGggacaccacccccttcaacGACCCTGAGCTCTGGCCTGTCGACGGCTCTCAGCCGTTTGTCTTGTCGACTGGTGACCGCTCGGGCTACAGCCAGCATGCGGATTACGTCTTTGGGTGGAAGGGACAGGAGCTGCAAAAGGCGATGAATGCCGGCTGTGCGGCAGCGAATTGTCCCGGGATCAAGGTGCAGAGTTTGAAGAAGGCCAACAAGTGCAAGGTGAAGccgttggtgaaggagaagtcCGAGGGGT GGTTGAGTGCGTTGCCTGGTGGGATTCAGGCTCAGTGA